A window of the Alphaproteobacteria bacterium genome harbors these coding sequences:
- the glyS gene encoding glycine--tRNA ligase subunit beta yields MSEFLLELLSEEIPARMQARAAEDLKRLVTDGLKKARLDFTGTEAFVTPRRLVLVVDGLPDRQPDLTEERKGPRVGAPDKAIEGFLRAAGLESLDQCEKRDMGKGGEVWFAVSERQGTSTVRAILDFLGPVIWSFPWPKSMRWGHSKGRYVRPLHNVLLIFNGEKVDGQIDFEGGVSVPFSDTTRGHRFLAPDSFAVSNFAEYRDRLRDAYVIIDPAERRAVIARDLAAQAAAEGLTVRDDPALLDEVAGLVEWPVALIGDIDAAFMDVPAEALTSSMRTHQKYFSLLNADGSLAPRFGFVANMAAADGGRAIVAGNERVLRARLSDAKFFWDQDRRIPLADRAPALDAIVFHAKLGTVAEKVQRIAALAADLSQSIPGADRDSARGAALLCKADLVTGMVGEFPDLQGVMGRYYALGDGEGAAVADAIAEHYSPLGPNDRCPTAPVSVAVALADKIDTLVGFWLIDEKPTGSKDPFALRRAALGVIRLILENRLRLPLRSVFNASCYLYEERFGKLKAEEETSRTIGLDVGAESIGVAIRDTVNRTTSYRRVPSLSHAAKLDYPESRDLLGFFADRLKVYLREQGVRHDLIAAIFEQGDEDDLVRLMARVDALAALVASNDGENLLIANRRAANIVRIESKKDSADFVPVDYDPSRAEGEEAVLWAALEETRVAVAPLIEREEFAEAMNALARLRAPVDLFFDKVTVNADDAETRRNRLCLLAHLTDVMRGVADFGQIEG; encoded by the coding sequence ATGTCTGAATTCCTGCTCGAACTCCTGTCGGAGGAAATCCCGGCGCGCATGCAGGCGCGCGCCGCCGAAGACCTCAAGCGCCTCGTCACCGACGGGCTGAAGAAGGCGCGGCTCGACTTCACCGGCACCGAAGCCTTTGTCACGCCGCGCCGCCTGGTGCTGGTGGTGGACGGGCTGCCGGACCGCCAGCCCGACCTGACGGAAGAACGCAAGGGGCCCCGGGTCGGCGCGCCGGACAAGGCCATCGAAGGCTTCCTGCGCGCCGCCGGGCTCGAATCGCTGGACCAGTGCGAAAAACGCGACATGGGCAAGGGCGGCGAAGTCTGGTTCGCGGTGAGCGAGCGGCAGGGCACATCTACTGTTCGAGCTATCCTCGATTTTCTTGGCCCAGTGATTTGGTCTTTTCCTTGGCCTAAATCCATGCGTTGGGGACATTCTAAAGGCCGCTATGTTCGGCCATTGCACAATGTGCTGTTGATCTTCAATGGCGAAAAGGTGGATGGCCAAATTGATTTTGAAGGCGGAGTTTCAGTTCCGTTTAGCGATACGACCCGCGGCCACCGCTTTCTCGCGCCCGATTCCTTCGCCGTGTCGAATTTCGCGGAATACCGCGACCGGCTGCGCGACGCCTATGTCATCATCGATCCAGCGGAACGGCGCGCGGTCATCGCGCGCGACCTGGCGGCGCAGGCGGCGGCGGAGGGGCTGACGGTCCGGGACGATCCGGCGCTGCTGGACGAAGTCGCCGGGCTGGTCGAATGGCCGGTGGCGCTGATCGGCGATATCGACGCGGCGTTCATGGACGTGCCGGCGGAGGCGCTGACCTCGTCCATGCGGACGCACCAGAAATATTTCTCGCTGCTGAACGCGGACGGGTCGCTGGCGCCGCGCTTCGGCTTCGTCGCCAATATGGCGGCGGCGGACGGCGGCAGGGCGATCGTCGCCGGTAACGAGCGCGTGCTGCGCGCCCGACTGTCCGACGCCAAATTCTTCTGGGACCAGGACCGCCGCATACCGCTGGCCGACCGCGCCCCGGCGCTGGACGCCATCGTGTTCCATGCGAAGCTCGGCACGGTCGCGGAAAAGGTCCAGCGGATCGCGGCGCTGGCCGCCGACCTGTCGCAGAGCATTCCGGGCGCCGACCGGGATTCCGCGCGCGGCGCGGCGCTGCTGTGCAAGGCGGATCTGGTCACCGGCATGGTCGGCGAATTCCCTGACCTGCAGGGCGTAATGGGCCGCTATTACGCGCTGGGCGACGGCGAAGGCGCGGCTGTGGCCGATGCCATCGCGGAGCACTATTCGCCGCTGGGGCCGAATGACCGCTGCCCGACCGCGCCGGTATCGGTCGCCGTGGCGCTGGCCGACAAGATCGACACGCTGGTCGGGTTCTGGCTGATCGACGAGAAACCCACGGGGTCGAAGGACCCCTTCGCGCTGCGCCGCGCGGCGCTGGGCGTGATTCGCCTGATCCTTGAAAACCGGCTGCGGTTGCCTTTGCGGAGTGTATTCAACGCTTCTTGTTACTTGTATGAAGAGCGTTTTGGAAAGCTAAAAGCCGAAGAAGAGACTAGTAGAACGATAGGTCTTGATGTCGGTGCCGAGAGCATAGGAGTGGCGATCCGTGATACAGTGAATCGCACAACTAGCTATAGACGTGTACCTTCGCTGTCGCATGCGGCAAAATTAGATTATCCAGAGTCTCGCGACCTGCTCGGCTTTTTCGCCGACCGGCTGAAGGTATACCTGCGCGAACAGGGCGTCCGCCATGACCTGATCGCGGCGATCTTCGAACAGGGCGACGAGGACGATCTCGTCCGGCTGATGGCGCGGGTCGATGCGCTGGCGGCGCTGGTCGCCAGCAATGACGGCGAAAACCTGCTGATCGCCAACCGCCGCGCGGCCAATATCGTCCGTATCGAATCGAAGAAGGATTCGGCTGATTTCGTCCCGGTCGACTATGATCCATCCCGCGCAGAAGGCGAGGAAGCCGTCTTGTGGGCCGCGCTGGAAGAAACGCGCGTGGCGGTTGCGCCGTTGATCGAACGGGAAGAATTCGCGGAGGCCATGAACGCGCTGGCGCGTCTGCGCGCGCCGGTGGATCTGTTTTTTGACAAGGTAACCGTTAACGCGGACGACGCGGAAACACGCCGGAACCGGCTCTGCCTGCTGGCGCATCTGACGGATGTGATGCGCGGCGTCGCGGATTTCGGCCAGATCGAGGGTTAG
- a CDS encoding glycine--tRNA ligase subunit alpha, which produces MAQNNAENRSFQSLILKLHDYWSRQGCVILQPYDMEVGAGTFHPATTLRALGPKPWRAAYVQPSRRPTDGRYGENPNRLQHYYQYQVVLKPSPPESQQLYLDSLGVLGIDPLAHDIRFVEDDWESPTLGAWGLGWEVWCDGMEVSQFTYFQQVGGIDCNPVAVELTYGLERLAMYVQGVENVYDLDFNGAGVKYGDVFHRAEVEYSKHNFELADTDILFRHFADAEKECASLLEGELALPAYDQCLKASHLFNLLDARGVISVTERQAYIARVRALAKGCCDAWVAGDV; this is translated from the coding sequence ATGGCCCAAAATAACGCTGAAAACAGAAGCTTCCAGTCTCTGATCCTCAAGCTGCACGACTACTGGTCGCGGCAGGGCTGCGTGATTCTGCAGCCTTACGACATGGAGGTCGGCGCGGGGACCTTTCACCCGGCGACGACCCTGCGCGCGCTTGGCCCGAAACCCTGGCGCGCCGCCTATGTGCAGCCGTCGCGCCGCCCGACCGATGGGCGCTACGGCGAAAACCCCAACCGGCTGCAGCATTATTACCAGTACCAGGTTGTCCTGAAACCCTCGCCGCCGGAAAGCCAGCAGCTCTACCTGGACAGCCTGGGCGTGCTCGGCATCGACCCGCTGGCGCATGATATCCGCTTCGTCGAGGACGACTGGGAAAGCCCGACGCTGGGCGCCTGGGGACTGGGCTGGGAGGTCTGGTGCGACGGCATGGAAGTCAGCCAGTTCACCTATTTCCAGCAGGTCGGCGGCATCGACTGCAACCCGGTGGCGGTGGAACTGACCTACGGGCTGGAACGGCTCGCCATGTATGTGCAGGGCGTGGAGAACGTCTACGACCTCGACTTCAACGGCGCGGGCGTGAAATACGGCGATGTGTTCCACCGCGCTGAGGTGGAATACTCGAAGCACAACTTCGAACTGGCCGACACGGATATCCTGTTCCGCCATTTTGCCGATGCGGAAAAGGAATGCGCCTCGCTGCTGGAAGGCGAACTGGCGCTGCCCGCCTATGACCAGTGCCTGAAGGCCAGCCACCTGTTCAACCTGCTGGACGCGCGCGGCGTGATCAGCGTGACCGAACGCCAGGCCTATATCGCGCGGGTGCGGGCGCTGGCCAAGGGCTGCTGCGACGCCTGGGTGGCCGGCGATGTCTGA
- a CDS encoding S49 family peptidase: MTESKTLRLIRRVPWAGEKLAEKLSKRPQVAVLRLSGVIGRTGGIRRGGLTLEDLADPIERAFKTPHLSAVALLVNSPGGSPVQSALLSKRIRALADEKNVPVYAFCEDVAASGGYWLACAADEIHADGASVIGSIGVVSAGFGFPALLEKIGVERRVHTAGDKKAILDPFQPENPEDIEHLKELQRDIHDQFKQHVRDRRGDRLAADDAVLFSGEFWTGNRAKELGLIDDIGDLRSVMRAKYGEKVRLRVVDNRKGWIERKFGLRAVWADDLVGALEARGLWGRYGL; encoded by the coding sequence ATGACAGAAAGTAAAACGTTGCGCCTGATCCGTCGCGTGCCCTGGGCCGGCGAAAAACTGGCGGAAAAACTGAGCAAGCGCCCGCAGGTCGCGGTATTGCGGCTTTCCGGCGTTATCGGCCGGACTGGCGGAATCCGGCGCGGCGGGCTGACCCTGGAGGATCTGGCCGATCCTATCGAGCGCGCGTTCAAGACGCCGCATCTGTCGGCGGTCGCGCTGCTGGTCAATTCGCCGGGCGGGTCGCCGGTGCAATCGGCGCTGCTATCGAAGCGCATCCGCGCGCTCGCGGATGAAAAGAACGTGCCGGTCTATGCATTCTGCGAAGACGTGGCGGCGTCCGGCGGGTACTGGCTGGCCTGCGCCGCCGATGAAATCCATGCGGATGGCGCGTCGGTCATCGGCTCCATCGGCGTCGTCTCGGCCGGATTCGGGTTTCCGGCGCTGCTGGAGAAAATCGGCGTCGAGCGGCGCGTCCACACCGCCGGCGACAAGAAGGCGATCCTCGATCCCTTTCAGCCCGAAAACCCCGAGGATATCGAACACCTGAAGGAATTGCAGCGCGATATCCACGATCAGTTCAAGCAGCATGTGCGCGACCGGCGCGGCGACCGGCTGGCGGCGGATGACGCTGTCCTGTTCAGCGGCGAGTTCTGGACCGGGAACCGGGCGAAGGAACTGGGCCTGATCGACGATATCGGCGACCTGCGCAGCGTCATGCGGGCGAAATACGGCGAAAAGGTGCGGCTGCGGGTCGTCGATAACCGCAAGGGCTGGATAGAGCGGAAATTCGGCCTGCGGGCCGTCTGGGCGGATGATCTGGTCGGCGCCCTGGAAGCGCGGGGCCTGTGGGGCCGCTACGGGCTGTAA
- a CDS encoding DUF2007 domain-containing protein, whose protein sequence is MKELLRTTDPVRLSWLTALLAEQKIEAIVFDTHTSILEGSISAIPRRLLVGDADYEAARRLLADAGELETQGSRPDTLLGGRVALRQHAGGYRAAIDPVLLAAATPAVAGRVLDVGTGVGAAALCYASRTPGAQVVGLEIQPNMAAIAADNTRRNGFESRVTIVTGDLLHPPAVLAPGGFDHVMANPPYLPAGRGAPPPDPSKAMAMVEGEAGLDAWIGFCLRMTAPKGSVTMVHRADRLDEILALLRQRAGGIVVFPLWPGRGRPAKRVIVRARRDVHAPLHLSAGLTLHTGDGDYTEEALAVLRDGAALTL, encoded by the coding sequence GTGAAGGAACTCCTGCGCACCACGGACCCTGTCCGGCTGTCCTGGCTGACGGCGCTGCTGGCGGAGCAGAAGATCGAGGCAATCGTCTTCGACACCCATACCAGCATCCTCGAAGGGTCGATCAGCGCGATTCCGCGCCGCCTGCTGGTCGGCGATGCCGATTATGAGGCCGCCCGGCGGCTATTGGCCGATGCGGGTGAACTTGAAACTCAGGGATCCCGGCCGGATACCCTGCTGGGTGGCCGCGTGGCCCTGCGCCAGCACGCCGGCGGTTACCGGGCGGCCATCGATCCCGTGCTTCTGGCGGCGGCGACCCCCGCGGTCGCGGGCCGGGTTCTGGATGTGGGCACGGGTGTCGGGGCGGCCGCCCTGTGTTACGCGTCGCGGACACCGGGCGCGCAGGTTGTCGGCCTCGAAATACAGCCGAACATGGCCGCCATCGCGGCGGACAATACCCGACGCAACGGCTTCGAATCGCGCGTGACGATTGTCACGGGCGATCTGCTGCACCCGCCCGCGGTGCTGGCGCCGGGCGGCTTCGATCACGTTATGGCCAATCCGCCCTATCTGCCCGCCGGGCGCGGCGCGCCGCCGCCCGATCCGTCGAAGGCCATGGCGATGGTCGAGGGGGAAGCCGGCCTGGATGCCTGGATCGGTTTCTGCCTGCGGATGACGGCGCCGAAGGGCAGCGTCACGATGGTGCACCGCGCCGACCGGCTGGACGAAATCCTGGCGCTGCTGCGGCAGCGGGCCGGGGGGATCGTCGTGTTTCCGCTCTGGCCCGGCAGGGGACGCCCGGCGAAGCGGGTGATTGTTCGCGCCCGCCGGGATGTCCATGCGCCGCTGCATCTTTCGGCGGGGCTGACCCTGCACACTGGCGACGGTGATTACACCGAAGAAGCGCTTGCCGTGCTGCGGGACGGGGCGGCATTGACGTTGTGA
- a CDS encoding polyprenyl synthetase family protein, translating to MAVVVDIGQSRRDSIKRALDQLTTLVADDLKRVNQVIVDRMDSPVALIPQLAGHIIAAGGKRLRPLITLAAADLCGYQGDRHISLAACVEFIHTATLLHDDVVDDSDLRRGQDSARAVWGNQASVLVGDFLFSRAFQLMVQDGSLRVLKILSDASATIAEGEVMQLMTTNDTETSEAAYMDVIRAKTAKLFAAAAEIGAVVAERPSSESEALESYGMNFGIAFQLVDDVLDYSAEQAQLGKTIGDDFREGKITLPVVLAWRRGTEAEREFWRRALESMEQQDGDLDRAIELMNKYNTLSDTIERSRHYGAIARDALGIFPETETKRALVNLIDFCIDRAY from the coding sequence TTGGCGGTCGTCGTAGACATCGGACAATCACGCCGGGACAGCATCAAGCGGGCACTTGACCAGTTGACGACGCTGGTCGCGGACGACCTGAAGCGCGTCAACCAGGTCATCGTGGACAGGATGGACAGTCCCGTGGCGCTGATCCCGCAACTGGCGGGACATATCATCGCGGCCGGCGGGAAACGGCTGCGGCCGCTGATCACGCTCGCGGCGGCGGACCTGTGCGGCTATCAGGGCGACCGGCATATCAGCCTCGCCGCCTGTGTCGAATTCATTCATACCGCGACGCTTCTGCATGACGACGTGGTTGACGATTCCGACCTGCGGCGCGGCCAGGACAGCGCCAGGGCGGTCTGGGGCAACCAGGCATCGGTCCTGGTGGGCGATTTCCTGTTTTCGCGGGCCTTCCAGCTCATGGTGCAGGACGGGTCGCTCCGCGTGCTGAAAATCCTCTCCGACGCCTCGGCGACCATCGCCGAGGGCGAGGTCATGCAGCTGATGACCACCAACGATACGGAAACCAGCGAAGCGGCCTATATGGACGTCATCCGCGCCAAGACCGCGAAACTGTTCGCAGCCGCCGCGGAGATCGGCGCCGTCGTGGCCGAACGTCCGTCATCGGAGAGCGAGGCGCTGGAAAGCTACGGGATGAATTTCGGCATCGCCTTTCAGCTCGTCGATGACGTGCTCGATTATTCCGCGGAGCAGGCGCAACTGGGCAAGACCATCGGCGACGATTTCCGGGAAGGCAAGATCACCCTGCCCGTCGTGCTCGCCTGGCGGCGCGGTACGGAAGCGGAGCGGGAATTCTGGCGCAGGGCCCTGGAATCCATGGAACAGCAGGATGGCGACCTGGACCGCGCCATTGAATTGATGAACAAGTACAATACATTGTCCGACACCATCGAACGCTCGCGCCACTACGGCGCTATCGCACGGGATGCGCTGGGAATATTTCCGGAGACGGAAACCAAGCGGGCGCTCGTCAATCTGATCGATTTCTGCATCGACCGCGCGTATTGA
- a CDS encoding TauD/TfdA family dioxygenase, with amino-acid sequence MASNHLDIQPISGAMGAEVSGVDLAQPLDDQTFGEIYQALLDHCAIFFHDQDVTPAQQVAFARRFGDIHLHPHIRGLPDQPEVFPIIKDVDDVSNLGDSWHTDQMFTDTPVRVTMLYAKEVPPFGGDTLFANAALAYDNLSDGMKAMLNGLQTRNQYNKKKPRAAAMKVEAVEEEAPQAIHPLVRVHRETGRNVIYISYDGITRNIVGMTEEESRPLLDYLRSHVARPEHTCRFRWRKGTLGLWDNRSVQHMAINDYHGYRRVMHRITAGPEASH; translated from the coding sequence ATGGCAAGCAACCATCTGGACATTCAACCGATCTCGGGCGCCATGGGCGCGGAGGTTTCCGGCGTCGATCTGGCGCAGCCGCTCGACGATCAGACATTCGGCGAAATATACCAGGCGCTGCTCGATCACTGCGCAATCTTCTTTCATGACCAGGACGTCACCCCGGCGCAACAGGTCGCCTTCGCGCGGCGATTCGGCGACATCCACCTGCACCCCCATATCCGGGGCCTGCCGGACCAGCCGGAAGTCTTCCCCATCATCAAGGATGTGGACGACGTGTCGAATCTGGGCGACAGCTGGCATACGGACCAGATGTTTACCGACACGCCGGTCCGGGTCACCATGCTGTACGCCAAGGAAGTGCCCCCCTTCGGCGGCGATACGCTGTTCGCCAATGCCGCGCTGGCCTATGACAATCTTTCCGACGGCATGAAGGCGATGCTGAACGGGCTCCAGACGCGTAACCAGTACAACAAGAAAAAGCCCCGCGCCGCCGCGATGAAGGTGGAGGCCGTGGAGGAGGAAGCGCCCCAGGCGATCCACCCGCTGGTCCGCGTACACCGGGAAACCGGACGCAACGTGATCTATATCAGCTATGACGGCATCACGCGGAACATCGTCGGCATGACCGAGGAGGAAAGCCGGCCCCTGCTGGACTATCTGCGCAGCCATGTCGCGCGTCCGGAGCACACCTGCCGATTCCGCTGGCGGAAAGGAACGCTGGGGTTATGGGACAACCGCAGCGTTCAGCACATGGCGATCAACGACTATCATGGTTATCGCCGGGTCATGCACCGGATCACGGCGGGGCCCGAAGCCTCGCACTGA
- a CDS encoding 3-oxoacid CoA-transferase subunit B, translated as MTNPHLLTREQMACRVAAELQDGWLVNLGIGIPTLVVNYIPEGRDVIFHSENGIIGMGPRPEREEDIDPDLMSAGKGPVSLIPGGAFVHHADSFAVARGGRLDAAVLGAFQVAVNGDLANWRLPNATRGNVGGAMDIAVGAKQVFATMTHTDKGGEPKIVESLTYPLTTQRCVTKIFTDMAVVAVTPEGFVLEEVAPGFTVDEIVAATGARLILPDTIGTIAA; from the coding sequence ATGACAAACCCGCATCTCCTGACCCGCGAGCAGATGGCCTGCCGCGTCGCGGCCGAACTCCAGGACGGCTGGCTCGTCAACCTCGGCATCGGCATACCGACGCTGGTGGTCAATTACATCCCGGAAGGCCGCGACGTCATTTTCCACAGCGAGAACGGCATTATCGGCATGGGGCCGCGCCCGGAACGCGAGGAGGATATCGACCCCGACCTGATGAGCGCCGGCAAGGGGCCGGTGTCGCTGATCCCCGGCGGCGCCTTCGTCCATCACGCCGATTCCTTTGCGGTGGCGCGCGGCGGGCGGCTGGATGCGGCGGTGCTCGGCGCATTTCAGGTGGCGGTCAATGGCGATCTTGCGAACTGGCGCCTGCCGAATGCGACGCGCGGCAATGTCGGCGGCGCGATGGATATCGCGGTGGGCGCGAAACAGGTCTTTGCGACCATGACCCATACGGACAAGGGCGGCGAACCGAAAATCGTCGAGTCGCTGACCTATCCGCTGACGACGCAGCGCTGCGTCACCAAGATATTCACCGACATGGCGGTGGTCGCCGTGACGCCGGAAGGGTTCGTGCTGGAGGAAGTGGCCCCCGGCTTCACGGTTGACGAAATCGTCGCGGCAACCGGCGCACGGCTGATCCTGCCGGATACGATCGGCACGATCGCCGCCTGA
- a CDS encoding 3-oxoacid CoA-transferase subunit A: MKNKKADTLDAALDRVTDGSTVLVAGFGFGGVPEVLIEGLCGRGLRGLTLVNNNAGNGRIGVARLIEEGCVAKVICTFSTSKDSFVFTDLHDKGLIDLEIVPQGTLAERLRAAGAGLGGFLTPTALGTDLAAGKPVMEIDGRDYVVERPLRADFALIKAKQVDPRGNLTYRMAARNFNPVMAMAADCTIVEATEEVPLGSMDPDTIVTPGVFVDCYYIAGPYTPGTIGKPAS, translated from the coding sequence ATGAAAAACAAGAAAGCTGACACGCTGGACGCGGCGCTGGACCGGGTGACCGACGGCTCGACCGTACTGGTCGCCGGATTTGGTTTCGGCGGCGTCCCCGAAGTGCTGATCGAAGGGTTATGCGGCCGCGGGCTGCGCGGGCTGACGCTGGTCAACAACAACGCCGGCAACGGGCGGATCGGCGTCGCGCGGCTGATCGAGGAAGGCTGCGTCGCCAAGGTGATCTGCACCTTCTCCACCTCGAAGGATTCTTTCGTGTTCACGGACCTGCACGACAAGGGTCTGATCGACCTGGAAATCGTGCCGCAGGGCACGCTGGCCGAACGATTGCGGGCGGCGGGGGCCGGGCTCGGCGGATTCCTGACGCCGACCGCCCTCGGCACCGACCTGGCGGCGGGCAAGCCCGTGATGGAAATCGACGGGCGGGACTATGTCGTCGAGCGGCCGCTGCGGGCCGATTTCGCCCTGATCAAGGCGAAACAGGTCGATCCGCGCGGCAACCTGACCTACCGGATGGCGGCGCGGAACTTCAACCCGGTGATGGCGATGGCGGCGGACTGCACCATCGTGGAAGCGACGGAGGAAGTGCCCCTCGGGTCGATGGACCCCGACACCATCGTGACGCCCGGCGTCTTCGTCGATTGCTATTATATAGCCGGTCCCTACACGCCCGGCACGATTGGGAAACCCGCATCATGA
- the ispG gene encoding flavodoxin-dependent (E)-4-hydroxy-3-methylbut-2-enyl-diphosphate synthase: protein MSNMIQRRKTVSVMVGDVAIGGGAPIVVQSMTNTDTADVDATVAQTAALARAGSELVRVTVDRPEAARAIPHIRDGLDRLGVNVPLVGDFHYIGHKLLEDNPACAEALAKYRINPGNVGFREKRDTQFSSMIETALKYGKPVRIGVNWGSLDQDLATRMMDENAKRANPKPAAEITHEALVVSAIESAKRAESLGMGRDRIILSCKVSEVQSLIAVYRMLADRGDYALHLGLTEAGMGSKGIVASTAALAVLLQEGIGDTIRISLTPEPGGDRTREVVVGQEILQTMGFRSFVPQVTACPGCGRTTSTVFQHLAERIQGYVRDRMPEWRKQYTGVEELNLAVMGCIVNGPGESKHADIGISLPGTGEEPAAPVFIDGRKAVTLRGADIADQFKVLVDEYIESHYEKRV, encoded by the coding sequence ATGTCAAATATGATACAGCGGCGGAAAACGGTTTCCGTGATGGTCGGAGACGTCGCTATTGGCGGCGGCGCGCCGATCGTCGTGCAGTCCATGACCAATACCGACACGGCCGATGTCGACGCGACGGTGGCGCAGACCGCGGCGCTGGCGCGGGCGGGTTCCGAACTGGTGCGCGTGACGGTGGACCGGCCGGAAGCGGCCCGGGCCATCCCGCATATCCGCGACGGGCTGGACAGGCTTGGTGTCAATGTGCCGCTGGTCGGCGATTTCCATTATATCGGCCACAAGCTGCTGGAGGATAACCCGGCCTGCGCCGAAGCCCTGGCGAAGTACCGGATCAATCCGGGCAATGTGGGTTTCCGCGAAAAGCGCGACACGCAGTTCTCGTCCATGATCGAGACGGCGCTGAAATACGGCAAGCCGGTGCGGATCGGCGTGAACTGGGGCAGTCTGGACCAGGACCTTGCGACCCGCATGATGGACGAGAATGCGAAACGGGCCAATCCGAAGCCCGCCGCCGAAATCACCCATGAAGCGCTGGTCGTGTCCGCCATCGAAAGCGCGAAACGGGCCGAGTCGCTCGGCATGGGACGCGACAGGATCATCCTGTCCTGCAAGGTGAGCGAGGTGCAGAGCCTCATCGCGGTCTACCGGATGCTGGCCGATCGCGGCGACTACGCCCTGCATCTGGGCCTGACCGAGGCCGGCATGGGGTCGAAGGGCATCGTTGCCTCGACCGCCGCGCTCGCCGTGCTGCTGCAGGAAGGCATCGGCGACACGATCCGGATATCGCTGACCCCGGAACCCGGCGGCGACCGCACGCGCGAAGTTGTCGTCGGCCAGGAAATCCTGCAGACGATGGGGTTCCGCTCCTTCGTGCCGCAGGTGACGGCCTGTCCCGGTTGCGGCCGCACGACCAGCACGGTGTTCCAGCACCTCGCGGAACGGATCCAGGGCTATGTCCGCGACCGGATGCCGGAATGGCGCAAGCAGTATACCGGCGTGGAAGAACTGAACCTCGCCGTGATGGGCTGTATCGTGAACGGCCCCGGCGAAAGCAAGCATGCGGATATCGGCATCAGCCTGCCCGGCACCGGCGAGGAACCGGCGGCGCCGGTCTTCATCGACGGCAGGAAGGCGGTCACCCTGCGCGGCGCGGATATCGCCGACCAGTTCAAGGTGCTGGTCGACGAGTATATCGAAAGCCACTACGAAAAGCGGGTCTGA